A genomic region of Pseudomonas migulae contains the following coding sequences:
- a CDS encoding heme/hemin ABC transporter substrate-binding protein, producing MRLSTRVAALCVGLLVSHHTAAAELPQRWVSAGGALSEWVSALGGESKLVGVDTTSQHPESLKALPSIGYQRQLSAEGVLSLRPQILVGTEEMGPPSVLSQIRTAGVQVELFSAQPDLPTLEGNLQHLGKLLGAEDRAMQLFQAYQQQLDQQKIRVTQAQLTQQSPGVLVLLGHAGGKPLIAGKDTAADWLIQKAGGHNLATHTGYKPFSNESLISLDPEVLVFADRALVGEAARAALFKENPILSSTRAAKDGRVMELDPTLLVGGLGPRLPQALKKISDGFYPGTAAQ from the coding sequence ATGCGCCTGAGTACCCGCGTTGCCGCACTGTGTGTCGGACTCCTCGTCAGTCACCACACCGCGGCGGCCGAGTTGCCACAACGCTGGGTCAGCGCCGGCGGGGCCTTGTCGGAGTGGGTCAGTGCGCTGGGCGGCGAATCGAAACTGGTGGGTGTCGATACCACCAGCCAGCATCCGGAATCCCTCAAGGCATTGCCGAGCATCGGCTATCAGCGGCAGTTGTCGGCAGAAGGCGTGCTGAGTCTACGTCCGCAAATTCTGGTCGGCACCGAAGAAATGGGCCCGCCGTCGGTGCTGTCGCAGATCCGCACGGCGGGCGTGCAGGTCGAACTGTTCTCGGCCCAGCCGGATCTGCCGACGTTGGAGGGAAATTTGCAGCATTTGGGCAAGTTGCTCGGCGCTGAGGACCGGGCGATGCAATTGTTCCAGGCTTATCAGCAGCAACTCGATCAGCAAAAGATTCGCGTCACCCAGGCACAACTGACGCAACAATCGCCCGGCGTACTGGTGCTGCTCGGTCATGCGGGCGGCAAGCCACTTATCGCCGGAAAGGACACCGCTGCCGATTGGTTGATCCAGAAGGCCGGCGGGCACAATCTGGCGACGCACACCGGTTACAAACCTTTTTCCAACGAATCCCTGATCAGCCTGGACCCAGAAGTGCTGGTGTTCGCCGACCGCGCACTGGTCGGCGAAGCGGCGCGTGCAGCGTTGTTCAAGGAAAACCCGATTCTGTCCTCGACCCGCGCCGCGAAGGACGGGCGTGTCATGGAGCTTGATCCGACGTTGCTGGTCGGTGGGCTCGGCCCGCGGTTGCCGCAGGCGTTGAAAAAAATCAGTGACGGCTTCTATCCGGGCACGGCGGCCCAATGA
- a CDS encoding Rieske (2Fe-2S) protein, protein MKFLCAGSELAESGSRGFDLDGQKLFAVRRAGQVYVYINRCPHRGVGLEWTPDQFLDPSNSLIQCATHGALFLIEDGECVSGPCAGQSLTTVESREDDQGIWITL, encoded by the coding sequence ATGAAGTTTCTTTGCGCAGGCTCCGAGCTGGCCGAATCCGGCAGCCGCGGTTTCGACCTCGACGGCCAGAAGCTGTTTGCCGTGCGCCGGGCCGGTCAGGTCTACGTCTACATCAACCGGTGTCCGCACCGTGGCGTCGGGCTGGAATGGACACCCGACCAGTTTCTTGACCCCAGCAACAGCCTGATCCAGTGCGCGACCCACGGCGCACTGTTCTTGATCGAAGACGGCGAATGCGTCTCCGGCCCGTGCGCCGGGCAATCCCTGACCACCGTTGAAAGTCGCGAAGACGATCAAGGGATCTGGATCACTCTTTAA
- the sfsA gene encoding DNA/RNA nuclease SfsA, protein MRFHPPLEEGRLIRRYKRFLADIETVHGELVTIHCPNTGSMLNCQVEGGQVWFSRSNDPKRKLPGTWEVGETPQGRLFCVNTGRANGLIEEALRAGVISELNGFTELKREVAYGQESSRIDFRLDYPSGPAYVEVKSVTLGFDGSSVAAFPDAVTQRGAKHLRELAHLARDGIRAVQLYCVNLTGIDAVRPADEIDSAYAAALQEAVACGVEVLAYGVRLTHEEMVVDRRLEVVLGG, encoded by the coding sequence ATGCGCTTTCATCCTCCCCTCGAAGAAGGTCGTCTGATTCGGCGTTACAAGCGTTTTCTCGCCGATATCGAAACCGTTCACGGCGAGTTGGTGACCATTCACTGCCCGAACACCGGCTCGATGCTCAATTGCCAGGTCGAGGGCGGGCAAGTGTGGTTCAGCCGTTCCAACGACCCCAAGCGCAAATTGCCAGGCACCTGGGAAGTTGGCGAAACCCCTCAGGGGCGGCTGTTTTGCGTGAACACCGGGCGAGCCAACGGTTTGATCGAAGAGGCGCTCAGGGCTGGCGTCATCAGCGAACTCAACGGTTTCACCGAGCTGAAGCGTGAAGTGGCCTACGGTCAAGAAAGCAGTCGTATCGACTTTCGCCTCGATTACCCGAGCGGGCCGGCGTATGTGGAAGTCAAAAGCGTCACGTTGGGGTTCGATGGCTCATCGGTCGCGGCGTTTCCCGATGCGGTCACCCAGCGTGGCGCCAAGCATTTACGGGAACTGGCGCATTTGGCTCGGGACGGCATTCGCGCGGTGCAGTTGTATTGCGTGAACCTCACGGGCATCGATGCCGTGCGTCCTGCAGACGAAATCGATTCGGCCTACGCGGCCGCTTTGCAAGAAGCGGTGGCGTGCGGGGTCGAGGTGTTGGCCTACGGCGTGCGCTTGACCCACGAAGAAATGGTGGTCGATCGGCGTCTGGAGGTGGTGCTCGGCGGTTAA
- a CDS encoding pyridoxal phosphate-dependent aminotransferase: MAQSYSARSRAIEPFHVMALLARANELQAAGHDVIHLEIGEPDFTTAEPIIQAGQAALTAGKTRYTAARGIPELREAISSFYQQRYGLNIDPQRILITPGGSGALLLASALLVDPGKHWLLADPGYPCNRHFLRLVEGAAQLVPVGPDVRYQLTPDLVARHWDHDSVGALVASPANPTGTILTRDELAGLSTAIKARHGHLVVDEIYHGLTYGTDAASVLEVDDSAFVLNSFSKYFGMTGWRLGWLVAPEAAVGELEKLAQNLYISAPSMAQHAALACFEPATIAILEERRAEFGRRRDFLLPALRELGFGIAVEPEGAFYLYADISQFGGDAFAFCRHFLETEHLAITPGLDFGRYQAGHHVRFAYTQSLSRLQEAVERIARGLKSWQG; this comes from the coding sequence ATGGCTCAGTCCTACAGTGCCCGCAGTCGCGCAATCGAACCGTTCCATGTCATGGCGCTGCTGGCGCGGGCCAATGAACTGCAAGCCGCTGGCCACGACGTGATTCACCTGGAAATCGGCGAGCCGGACTTCACCACCGCCGAGCCGATCATCCAGGCCGGCCAGGCTGCACTGACGGCGGGGAAGACCCGTTACACCGCCGCCCGCGGCATTCCTGAGCTGCGCGAGGCGATTTCAAGCTTCTATCAGCAGCGTTACGGTTTGAACATCGACCCACAGCGAATCCTCATCACGCCCGGCGGTTCCGGCGCGTTGCTGCTGGCCAGCGCCTTGCTGGTGGATCCGGGCAAGCACTGGCTGCTGGCGGACCCGGGTTACCCGTGCAACCGGCATTTCCTGCGGTTGGTGGAAGGCGCTGCGCAGCTGGTGCCTGTGGGGCCGGACGTGCGTTATCAACTGACACCGGACTTGGTCGCCCGTCATTGGGATCACGACAGCGTCGGCGCCCTGGTGGCATCGCCGGCCAACCCGACCGGGACGATCCTGACCCGCGACGAACTGGCGGGGCTGTCGACTGCCATCAAGGCACGCCACGGCCATCTGGTGGTGGACGAAATCTATCACGGCCTGACTTATGGCACCGACGCCGCCAGTGTGCTGGAAGTCGACGACAGCGCTTTCGTGCTCAATAGTTTTTCGAAGTATTTCGGCATGACCGGCTGGCGGCTCGGCTGGCTGGTGGCGCCCGAAGCGGCGGTCGGTGAGCTGGAAAAGCTTGCGCAGAACCTCTACATCAGTGCCCCAAGCATGGCCCAGCACGCGGCGCTAGCGTGTTTCGAGCCCGCGACCATCGCCATCCTGGAAGAGCGTCGCGCCGAATTCGGCCGTCGCCGTGATTTCCTCTTGCCCGCCTTGCGGGAGCTGGGTTTCGGTATTGCCGTCGAGCCGGAAGGGGCGTTCTATTTGTACGCCGATATCAGCCAGTTCGGTGGCGATGCCTTCGCATTCTGCCGGCACTTCCTCGAAACCGAGCACCTGGCGATCACGCCGGGGCTCGACTTCGGGCGTTATCAGGCCGGCCATCACGTTCGGTTTGCCTACACCCAAAGTCTCTCGCGCCTGCAGGAAGCGGTTGAACGCATTGCTCGCGGCTTGAAGAGCTGGCAAGGCTGA
- the dksA gene encoding RNA polymerase-binding protein DksA: MPTQAKQQNQSISGFEPYKEVKGEEYMGKPMRAHFTKILNKWKQDLMQEVDRTVDHMKDEAANFPDPADRASQEEEFSLELRARDRERKLIKKIDKTLQLIEDEEYGWCESCGVEIGVKRLEARPTADMCVDCKTLAEIKEKQVGK, from the coding sequence ATGCCCACCCAAGCAAAGCAGCAAAACCAGTCGATCAGCGGCTTCGAACCCTACAAAGAAGTTAAGGGCGAGGAGTACATGGGCAAACCCATGCGCGCTCACTTCACCAAGATCCTGAACAAGTGGAAACAGGACTTGATGCAGGAAGTCGACCGCACGGTTGATCACATGAAAGACGAAGCGGCCAACTTCCCTGACCCGGCAGATCGTGCCAGCCAGGAAGAAGAATTCAGCCTTGAATTGCGCGCCCGCGACCGTGAGCGCAAGTTGATCAAGAAGATCGACAAGACGCTGCAATTGATCGAAGACGAAGAATATGGCTGGTGCGAGTCCTGCGGCGTCGAAATCGGCGTCAAGCGACTGGAAGCCCGCCCTACCGCCGATATGTGCGTTGACTGCAAGACCCTGGCGGAAATCAAGGAAAAGCAAGTCGGCAAGTAA
- the gluQRS gene encoding tRNA glutamyl-Q(34) synthetase GluQRS, translating to MTAIVSSPYIGRFAPTPSGHLHFGSLVAALASYLDARAVGGRWLMRMEDLDPPREEPGAQAAILKALEGYGFEWDGELVRQSDRHDAYADVLNRLFNHGLAYACTCSRKQLEPYHGIYPGLCRNAGHATEDAAIRLRVPELEYHFIDRVQGEYRQHLGRDVGDFVIRRRDGLYAYQLAVVLDDAWQGITDIVRGADLLDSTPRQLYLQELLGFSQPRYLHIPLITQPDGNKLGKSYRSPPLTEDQATPLLLRALRALGQSPGTELAYATPREVLNWGIAHWDATKIPRTLALPEAQLQ from the coding sequence ATGACCGCCATCGTCTCCTCCCCCTACATCGGTCGCTTCGCCCCCACGCCAAGCGGCCATCTGCATTTCGGCTCGCTGGTCGCAGCGCTGGCTTCGTACCTCGACGCGCGTGCGGTGGGTGGTCGCTGGCTGATGCGCATGGAAGACCTCGATCCGCCACGGGAAGAACCCGGCGCGCAAGCGGCCATTCTCAAGGCGCTGGAGGGCTACGGCTTCGAGTGGGACGGCGAACTGGTCCGACAGAGCGACCGGCACGATGCCTACGCCGACGTGCTCAACCGCCTGTTCAATCATGGTCTGGCGTACGCCTGCACCTGTTCGCGCAAACAACTGGAGCCGTATCACGGCATTTATCCGGGACTGTGCCGCAACGCGGGTCATGCCACCGAAGATGCCGCGATTCGCCTGCGTGTGCCCGAACTGGAATACCACTTCATCGACCGCGTGCAAGGCGAATACCGCCAGCACCTGGGTCGGGATGTCGGTGATTTCGTGATCCGCCGCCGCGACGGGCTCTACGCCTACCAACTGGCCGTGGTGCTCGATGACGCCTGGCAGGGCATTACCGACATCGTCCGTGGCGCAGACTTGCTCGACTCCACCCCACGTCAGCTCTATCTGCAGGAACTGCTGGGGTTCTCGCAACCGCGCTATCTGCACATCCCGCTGATAACCCAGCCTGACGGCAACAAGCTCGGCAAGTCCTACCGTTCGCCGCCGCTGACCGAAGATCAGGCCACACCGCTGCTGCTTCGTGCATTGCGCGCACTCGGGCAAAGTCCCGGCACAGAACTGGCGTACGCCACCCCACGGGAAGTGCTGAACTGGGGCATCGCCCACTGGGACGCGACGAAGATCCCGCGCACACTCGCCTTGCCCGAAGCGCAACTACAGTGA
- a CDS encoding sensor histidine kinase yields MPMSFSLTQMILISAAYLAVLFGVAWISERGMIPRAIIRHPLTYTLSLGVYASAWAFYGTVGLAYQYGYGFLSSYLGVSGAFLLAPVLLYPILKITRTYQLSSLADLFAFRFRSTWAGALTTIFMLIGVLPLLALQIQAVADSIGILTREPVQHRVALSFCALITLFTIFFGSRHIATREKHEGLVFAIAFESVIKLIAIGGVGLYALYGVFDGPQQLELWLLQNQTALAALHTPLQEGPWRTLLLVFFASAIVMPHMYHMTFTENLNPRSLVSASWGLPLFLLLMSLAVPLILWAGLKLGATTNPEYFTLGIGIAANSKALALLAYVGGLSAASGLIIVTTLALSGMALNHLVLPLYQPPAEGNIYRWLKWTRRALIVAIIMAGYGFYLLLGAEQDLANLGIVAFVATLQFLPGVLSVLYWPTANRRGFIAGLLAGILVWLVTMLLPLVGNLQGFYIPLLNMIYVLDDTSWHMAAIASLAANVLMFTLISLFTNASPEEASAAEACAVDNVRRPQRRELHAASPQEFATQLAKPLGAKAAQKEVEQALRDLYLPFDERRPYALRRLRDRIEANLSGLMGPSVAQDMVETFLPYKAGGENYVTEDIHFIESRLEDYHSRLTGLAAELDALRRYHRQTLQELPMGVCSLAKDQEILMWNKAMEELTGIAAQRVVGSRLSTIADPWKELLQGFINLPDEHLHKQHLALDGQTRWLNLHKAAIDEPLAPGNSGLVLLVEDLTETQMLEDKLVHSERLASIGRLAAGVAHEIGNPITGIACLAQNLREEREDDGELKEISGQILEQTKRVSRIVQSLMSFAHAGSHQHSDEPVCLAEVAQDAIGLLALNRRNFEVQFYNLCDPDHWVEGDPQRLAQVLINLLSNARDASPPGSAVRVKSEAGEHTVDLIVEDEGSGIPKNIMDRLFEPFFTTKDPGEGTGLGLALVYSIVEEHYGQITIDSPADVQSQRGTRIRVTLPRHVEATSAVN; encoded by the coding sequence ATGCCGATGAGCTTTAGCCTGACCCAGATGATCCTGATCAGTGCCGCGTACCTGGCGGTGCTGTTCGGCGTGGCCTGGATCAGCGAACGGGGCATGATCCCCCGGGCGATCATTCGCCACCCGCTGACGTACACCCTGTCGCTGGGTGTCTACGCCAGTGCCTGGGCGTTCTACGGCACCGTGGGCCTGGCCTATCAGTACGGCTACGGATTTCTGTCCAGCTATCTGGGCGTCTCCGGCGCATTTCTGCTGGCGCCGGTGTTGTTGTATCCGATCCTCAAAATTACTCGCACCTACCAACTGTCGTCGCTGGCAGACCTGTTCGCGTTCCGTTTCCGCAGCACCTGGGCCGGCGCACTGACCACGATCTTCATGCTGATCGGCGTGCTGCCGTTGCTGGCGCTGCAGATTCAGGCAGTGGCCGACTCCATCGGCATCCTCACCCGCGAGCCGGTGCAACACCGTGTCGCCCTGAGCTTCTGCGCGCTGATTACGCTGTTCACGATTTTCTTTGGCTCGCGCCACATCGCCACCCGCGAGAAACACGAAGGGCTGGTGTTCGCGATTGCCTTTGAGTCGGTGATCAAACTGATCGCCATTGGTGGCGTCGGCCTGTATGCGTTGTATGGCGTGTTCGACGGCCCGCAACAGCTGGAACTGTGGCTGCTGCAAAACCAGACCGCCCTCGCCGCGTTGCACACGCCTTTGCAGGAAGGCCCGTGGCGCACGCTGTTGCTGGTGTTCTTCGCGTCGGCGATCGTGATGCCGCACATGTACCACATGACGTTTACCGAAAACCTCAACCCGCGTTCGCTGGTCAGCGCGAGCTGGGGCTTGCCGTTGTTCCTGCTGTTGATGAGCCTGGCGGTGCCGCTGATTCTCTGGGCCGGGCTGAAACTCGGTGCCACGACCAATCCTGAATATTTCACGCTGGGCATCGGCATCGCCGCCAACAGTAAGGCCTTGGCGCTGTTGGCGTATGTCGGTGGGCTATCGGCGGCGAGCGGGCTGATCATCGTCACCACCCTGGCACTGTCCGGGATGGCGCTGAACCATCTGGTGCTGCCGCTTTATCAGCCGCCGGCCGAAGGCAACATCTACCGCTGGCTGAAATGGACCCGTCGCGCACTGATCGTCGCGATCATCATGGCCGGTTACGGTTTCTACCTGTTGCTGGGTGCCGAGCAGGATCTGGCCAACCTCGGCATCGTTGCGTTTGTGGCGACCTTGCAGTTCCTGCCGGGCGTGCTGTCCGTCCTTTACTGGCCGACCGCCAACCGTCGCGGCTTCATCGCCGGATTGCTGGCAGGGATTCTGGTGTGGCTGGTGACCATGCTGCTGCCGCTGGTCGGCAACCTGCAAGGCTTCTACATTCCTCTGCTGAACATGATCTACGTGCTGGACGACACCAGTTGGCACATGGCCGCGATCGCCTCGCTGGCCGCCAACGTGCTGATGTTCACCCTGATCTCGCTGTTCACCAATGCCAGCCCCGAAGAGGCCAGCGCTGCCGAAGCCTGCGCCGTGGACAACGTGCGTCGCCCGCAGCGCCGTGAGTTGCACGCTGCCTCGCCCCAGGAATTCGCCACGCAACTGGCCAAACCCTTGGGCGCCAAGGCTGCGCAGAAAGAAGTCGAACAGGCGCTGCGCGATCTCTATCTGCCGTTCGACGAGCGCCGGCCTTACGCCTTGCGCCGCTTGCGCGACCGGATCGAAGCCAACCTCTCGGGCCTGATGGGGCCGAGCGTGGCGCAAGACATGGTCGAGACCTTCCTGCCTTATAAGGCCGGCGGCGAAAACTACGTCACCGAAGACATTCACTTCATTGAAAGTCGCCTCGAGGATTACCACTCGCGCCTCACCGGCCTGGCTGCCGAACTCGATGCCCTGCGCCGTTACCACCGCCAGACCCTGCAGGAATTGCCGATGGGCGTCTGCTCGCTGGCCAAGGATCAGGAAATCCTCATGTGGAACAAAGCCATGGAGGAGCTGACCGGAATCGCCGCGCAGCGTGTGGTCGGTTCGCGCCTGAGCACCATCGCCGATCCGTGGAAAGAATTGCTGCAAGGCTTCATCAACCTGCCCGACGAACACTTGCACAAGCAGCATCTGGCGCTCGATGGCCAGACTCGCTGGCTGAACCTGCACAAAGCGGCGATCGATGAACCGCTCGCGCCGGGTAACAGCGGCCTGGTTTTGCTCGTCGAAGACCTGACCGAAACCCAGATGCTCGAAGACAAACTGGTGCACTCCGAGCGACTGGCCAGCATCGGCCGCCTGGCCGCTGGTGTGGCCCATGAAATCGGCAACCCGATCACCGGCATCGCCTGTCTGGCGCAGAACCTGCGCGAAGAACGTGAAGACGATGGCGAGCTGAAGGAAATCAGCGGGCAGATCCTGGAGCAGACCAAACGCGTCTCGCGCATCGTTCAGTCGCTGATGAGTTTTGCCCACGCCGGCAGTCACCAGCACAGTGACGAGCCCGTCTGTCTGGCCGAAGTGGCCCAGGACGCCATCGGTTTGCTGGCCCTGAACCGACGTAATTTCGAAGTGCAGTTCTATAACCTGTGCGACCCCGATCACTGGGTCGAAGGCGACCCACAACGACTCGCCCAGGTCCTGATCAATCTGCTCTCAAACGCCCGTGACGCCTCGCCTCCCGGCAGTGCGGTACGGGTGAAAAGCGAAGCCGGCGAACACACGGTCGACCTGATCGTGGAAGACGAAGGCAGCGGTATTCCGAAGAACATCATGGATAGATTGTTCGAACCTTTCTTCACCACCAAGGATCCTGGCGAAGGCACCGGTCTGGGCCTTGCACTGGTCTATTCCATCGTTGAAGAGCATTATGGACAAATCACCATCGACAGCCCGGCTGATGTACAAAGCCAACGCGGCACCCGTATCCGGGTGACCTTGCCGCGTCATGTCGAAGCGACGTCCGCTGTGAACTGA
- a CDS encoding sigma-54-dependent transcriptional regulator encodes MPHILIVEDETIIRSALRRLLERNQYQVSEAGSVQEAQERFTIPTFDLIVSDLRLPGAPGTELIKLGQGTPVLIMTSYASLRSAVDSMKMGAVDYIAKPFDHDEMLQAVARILRDRQSVQASGEPAVGKAANGAAKPGIDNSNGEIGIIGSCPPMQDLYSKIRKVAPTDSNVLIQGESGTGKELVARALHNLSKRAKAPMISVNCAAIPESLIESELFGHEKGAFTGASAGRAGLVEAADGGTLFLDEIGELPLEAQARLLRVLQEGEIRRVGSVQSQKVDVRLIAATHRDLKSLAKIGQFREDLYYRLHVIALKLPALRERGADVNEIANAFLARQSARVNRTDLKFAPDAEQAIRHYSWPGNVRELENAVERAVILCESPEISAELLGIDIELSGLEDDEFIGLPPQQGNGAGNNNHEPTEDLSLEDYFQHFVLEHQDHMTETELARKLGVSRKCLWERRQRLGIPRRKTGVASES; translated from the coding sequence ATGCCGCACATTTTGATCGTCGAAGACGAAACAATTATCCGCTCCGCCTTGCGCCGCCTGCTGGAACGTAACCAGTACCAGGTCAGCGAAGCCGGTTCAGTGCAGGAAGCACAAGAACGCTTCACCATTCCCACGTTCGACCTGATCGTCAGTGACCTGCGTCTGCCTGGCGCGCCGGGTACCGAGTTGATCAAACTCGGCCAGGGCACTCCGGTGCTGATCATGACCAGCTACGCCAGCCTGCGTTCGGCGGTCGACTCGATGAAGATGGGCGCGGTGGATTACATCGCCAAGCCTTTCGACCACGATGAAATGCTCCAGGCCGTCGCGCGCATCCTGCGTGACCGGCAATCGGTGCAGGCCAGCGGTGAACCTGCCGTCGGCAAAGCCGCCAATGGCGCGGCGAAACCGGGTATCGACAACAGCAACGGCGAAATCGGCATTATCGGCTCGTGCCCGCCGATGCAGGATCTGTACAGCAAGATCCGCAAAGTCGCGCCAACCGATTCCAATGTCCTGATCCAGGGCGAGTCCGGCACCGGTAAAGAACTGGTGGCGCGCGCCCTGCACAACCTGTCCAAACGCGCGAAGGCTCCGATGATTTCGGTGAACTGTGCGGCCATTCCGGAAAGCCTGATCGAGTCCGAACTGTTCGGCCACGAAAAGGGCGCGTTCACCGGCGCCAGCGCCGGCCGTGCCGGTCTGGTGGAAGCGGCAGACGGCGGTACCTTGTTCCTCGATGAAATCGGCGAACTGCCGCTGGAAGCCCAGGCTCGCTTGCTGCGCGTGTTGCAGGAAGGCGAAATTCGCCGGGTGGGCTCGGTCCAGTCGCAGAAGGTCGATGTGCGTTTGATCGCCGCGACTCACCGAGACCTCAAGAGCCTGGCGAAAATCGGCCAGTTCCGTGAAGACTTGTATTACCGCCTCCACGTGATCGCCCTGAAACTGCCGGCCCTGCGCGAGCGTGGCGCCGACGTGAATGAAATCGCCAATGCCTTCCTGGCGCGGCAGAGCGCGCGGGTCAACCGTACCGACCTGAAGTTCGCTCCGGACGCCGAGCAAGCGATTCGTCACTATTCCTGGCCGGGCAACGTGCGCGAGCTGGAAAACGCAGTCGAGCGCGCGGTCATCCTGTGCGAAAGCCCGGAGATCTCCGCCGAGCTGCTGGGCATCGACATCGAGCTGAGCGGCCTGGAAGACGACGAGTTCATCGGCCTGCCTCCGCAACAAGGCAACGGTGCCGGCAACAACAATCATGAGCCGACCGAGGACCTGTCGCTGGAAGACTACTTCCAGCATTTCGTTCTGGAGCATCAGGACCACATGACCGAAACCGAGCTGGCACGCAAACTCGGGGTCAGCCGTAAATGCCTGTGGGAGCGTCGGCAGCGCCTGGGTATCCCGCGACGCAAGACCGGGGTGGCCAGCGAGAGCTGA
- a CDS encoding polynucleotide adenylyltransferase PcnB, whose translation MLKKLFQSFRSPKRHTQHIRSTPEVLNSGQHSLQKAQFSRYAVNIVERLQNAGYQAYLVGGCVRDMMLGITPKDFDVATSATPEQVRAEFRNARIIGRRFKLVHIHFGREIIEVATFRANHPQNDEEEDSNQSSRNESGRILRDNVYGTLEEDAQRRDFTINALYYDPVSERILDYANGVHDIRNHLIRLIGDPKQRYQEDPVRMLRAVRFAAKLNFGIEKHSALPIRDLAPMLREIPSARLFEEVLKLFLSGHAADTFEMLVDLQLFDPLFPASAEALEYNPTYTHTLISEALINTDLRIKQNKPVTPAFLFAALLWPALPARVLRLQERGMPPIPAMQEAAHELIAEQCQRIAIPKRFTMPIREIWDMQERLPRRSGKRADLLLDNPRFRAGYDFLLLRESAGEQTDGLGEWWTDYQDANDSERRDMIRDLSGKEDGTGAPRKRRRSGGAKRKRAAGAPSATGE comes from the coding sequence ATGCTGAAGAAGCTGTTCCAGTCATTCCGTTCTCCCAAGCGTCATACGCAACACATCCGCAGCACGCCTGAAGTGCTTAACAGCGGCCAACATTCGCTGCAAAAGGCGCAATTCAGCCGTTATGCGGTGAATATCGTCGAACGCCTGCAGAACGCCGGTTACCAGGCTTATCTGGTCGGCGGCTGTGTGCGTGACATGATGCTCGGCATCACGCCAAAAGATTTCGACGTTGCCACCAGCGCCACCCCTGAACAGGTACGCGCCGAATTCCGCAATGCGCGGATCATCGGTCGTCGCTTCAAACTGGTGCACATCCACTTTGGTCGCGAGATCATCGAGGTCGCGACCTTCCGCGCCAATCACCCGCAAAACGATGAAGAGGAAGACAGCAACCAGTCTTCCCGCAACGAGAGTGGGCGGATCCTGCGCGATAACGTCTACGGCACGCTGGAAGAGGACGCGCAACGCCGCGACTTCACCATCAACGCCCTGTATTACGACCCGGTCAGCGAACGTATTCTCGACTACGCCAACGGCGTACACGACATTCGCAATCACCTGATCCGCCTGATTGGCGACCCGAAGCAACGCTACCAGGAAGACCCGGTGCGGATGCTGCGGGCCGTGCGTTTCGCCGCCAAGCTGAATTTCGGCATCGAAAAACACAGCGCCCTGCCGATCCGCGATCTGGCGCCGATGCTGCGCGAGATTCCGTCAGCCCGGCTGTTCGAAGAAGTGCTCAAGTTGTTCCTCTCCGGCCATGCCGCGGACACGTTCGAGATGCTGGTCGACCTGCAGTTGTTCGATCCGCTGTTCCCGGCCAGTGCCGAAGCGCTGGAATACAACCCGACGTACACCCACACCCTAATCAGCGAAGCGCTGATCAACACCGACCTGCGGATCAAGCAGAACAAACCGGTAACCCCGGCGTTCCTGTTTGCAGCCCTGCTCTGGCCTGCCCTCCCGGCTCGCGTGTTGCGCTTGCAGGAACGTGGCATGCCGCCAATCCCGGCGATGCAGGAAGCGGCGCACGAGTTGATTGCCGAACAGTGCCAGCGGATCGCGATTCCAAAACGCTTCACCATGCCGATCCGCGAAATCTGGGACATGCAGGAACGTCTGCCGCGCCGCAGCGGCAAACGCGCCGACCTGTTGCTGGACAATCCGCGGTTCCGCGCCGGTTACGACTTCCTGCTGCTGCGCGAAAGCGCCGGCGAGCAGACCGATGGCCTCGGCGAATGGTGGACGGATTATCAGGACGCCAACGACAGCGAGCGTCGCGACATGATCCGCGACCTCAGCGGCAAGGAAGACGGCACTGGCGCACCCCGCAAACGTCGTCGCAGTGGCGGTGCCAAGCGCAAACGCGCGGCCGGCGCACCGAGCGCTACGGGCGAGTAA
- the folK gene encoding 2-amino-4-hydroxy-6-hydroxymethyldihydropteridine diphosphokinase, with product MERIYIGMGSNLADPAEQLRSAVDALAQLPQSELVGVSAFYQSDSLLPGQPRYTNAVAALDSILAPLALLDALQAIENGQGRERLERWGPRTLDLDIVLFGDRLIDEPRLKVPHYHMQERAFVLYPLAELAPADLRLADGRTLTDLLAACPFVGLERLPQN from the coding sequence ATGGAGCGCATCTACATCGGCATGGGCAGCAATCTGGCTGACCCCGCCGAACAATTGCGCAGCGCCGTCGATGCGCTGGCGCAGTTGCCGCAGAGCGAACTGGTCGGGGTTTCGGCGTTTTATCAAAGCGATTCGCTGCTGCCCGGCCAACCGCGCTACACCAACGCCGTTGCCGCCCTCGACAGCATACTTGCCCCGCTGGCGCTGCTCGATGCGCTGCAAGCCATCGAGAACGGACAGGGTCGCGAACGCCTGGAACGCTGGGGGCCGCGCACGCTGGATCTGGATATCGTGCTGTTCGGTGATCGGCTGATCGATGAGCCTCGCCTCAAGGTGCCTCACTACCATATGCAGGAGCGAGCCTTCGTTCTGTATCCGCTGGCCGAGTTGGCGCCTGCGGATTTACGTTTGGCGGATGGGCGCACACTCACTGATCTACTCGCTGCCTGCCCGTTCGTCGGGCTGGAACGCCTCCCCCAAAATTGA